The following DNA comes from Musa acuminata AAA Group cultivar baxijiao chromosome BXJ1-4, Cavendish_Baxijiao_AAA, whole genome shotgun sequence.
GGGTACCGGTTAAGTGGTTGGAGGAGAGATTCAAGTAGGTCAAGCTCCGACAGCCACTGAAGACCCCGACGCTGATCTCGCCGGAGAGGCCGCTCATCGAAAGATCCAGGTGCTGAAGGTAGGAGCAGTTGGGAATGGCCGGAATCCCGTCGGAAAAGCGGTTCCCGGCCAGGTCAAGGCGGCGGACAGAGCCCAGGTTGGAGAGGAGCCACCGGAGTTCGTCCTCTCTGGAGACCTTGTTGAAGGAGAGGTCGAGCGTCTCGATCTCGAACCCGACGACGACATGACCATCTTTCACTGCAGCAGCCGGCAGAACCCCGACGGAGTTGCCAGAGAGATTGAGCGATCTCAGCCCGGGGCAAGCCGCGGCGAGAGAGGAGATCTCGGCGAGGGAACCCCAGAGGCCGTTGCCGGAGAGATCGATGTCGGAGAGCCTGCCGCCGCACCGGCCACCGTCAAGGGCCCCAGTGAGGTTCACAGCACGTAGGGAGAGGCTTTCGAGGCCACCGAGGGCGAGGATTGAGGACGACACAGCGCGGAAGTCGGCGCCGAGTGAGACGCCCTGCAGCACGACACCTGCGACGCGGCCGCCGGGGCTACAGATGACGCCGGAAAAGGAGCAGGGGCCACCGCCGAGGTGGTCCCAGCTGGGGAGCAGCTGAGGGTTGGCGACCGCGGCCTTGAATGACATCAGGAGCTCCAAATCGCCAGCGTCGCCCGACCCGAAGGCGATACCTAGGAAGCAGAGTAGGCAGGCGAGGCAGAAAaagaaggcggaggaggaggagcgtcGGTGTTCTCGACCCACCATGGTGCCGGATAGGGTCTCGCTAGGGTTTGGTTTCCGCCATCGGTCACGCTATCCGCACTCGCGCAGGTGCGCAGAGACCAGCAGTCAAACACAGTCGAGAGGAAGTGGACGTGGTATTCTTTctatataaaaaaagaagaacaaCGCTTCGCCACTTTTCTGCGGGCCACCCGTGTGACATACCTGCTTTTTCGGTGGAGGCTGTGTTATGCCTACGCAGTGGGTCCCGCATCGTGATTAGAAGGACCGTGAAGGCACCTGTGCGGGACCACGAGCGGGGGGCTTACACGGCCCGACCCGAGTCACGTGCGTTTGAAGGAGCCCAGCCCATGCTCGCATGTGCCGATCATGGCCGTTCAAACCGACTCGATCGAGGATTATACGGTGATTCTGAGTTCTGATGAAATTACCCTTAATATTATGGGCCATTAAATGATACGTGTTAAGTCCGTGAGGGACGTTTTGGTCATATAAAATAAGGTGGCCAGCCATCACCGCGATCTCGACCGTCGGTCTTGGCGGGGAATTGACGAACCAACGGTGATGAGAAGACTTTAACGACTGGGGAAAGAATTTAAATGTCTAATAATTGTTTTTAATTTAAACTAGTGAATAAacgtttataaatatatattttttagaaaatttaaggaatatatattcatatgcaataatcttaatattttcatgaatATTTATGTCATCCAAACTTTTCAAAGGTAATTACTTCATATTCAAATTTAACATATCAAATCAAGAAGGATGGGTTGGGATGTCTTATGATCATCTAACTATGATGATAGTAAACAATTAATACTTTTgactatatatataatcttagtaaaaattataaaataatttaaatatatctaTATAAAGACTTAAAATATGTCAAGAAGATTTAATTATCTTATTGAAGATATCAATTAAAAGCTTTATGTCGATCTAATTTTAGATGTTGTTTGTTGAAAAAAATCTCCAAtctaatttataattatatttatctctGGATAAAACAAGGGATGATGGTATACACGAGAGCATCCAATGGTATCATCTACCACATTAATTCGTCCAAGCATCTACCCATATTTGACCAAATGTCACGATCGGATGggttaactggcctatcaacttcatttggtctaaatcattgatcaaaatatttaaactgaaattgataataatacactcatcaaatccttataaatcaatcttaatcttatcccCTCTCGATATGGGACTAATTAGGAGTGTTAAAACTCCTACACATAAGTCCACATGCAAGTATTATTCTACTTGCAGCCTGTTCCGCTGGAATTACTATATCTGCCAGAAAATTCAGCACAAGGAACCCACTTTTCAATGCAACAGTTGATGTTTTGTCCAAGAGCAATTCATGAATCTTGGAAGTTTGTGGAGCTTTCTCCCTCTCCAAAGAGCTCATGGATGAGCATGGAAGCTTCCTTGTTGTAAAAGATCAGTGTAACACTAACATGTCATTTGTAATCTCTGCATAAGATCACAGCATTATGCATTGCTTAGTAACAACACTAATTACTGAAAGGTAACATAATGTAATGGCTTCTTTAGATAGGAACAAGCAATAGGAGTATGCCTTAAATCATAGTCCATTTAAAGCCTTTACAGTCAAATTCTCATAGCAACATATAGGAAATGTTTACCTCTATGAAGACATCAattcaatataaaatattattttttattcatatccTAAAATAGTTTTTTCAACTGGATCAATTATAAAAGGTTTATTATATTACAATAATTGATGTCACATTGAttattcataatttttattttattctattattaacttaagcatcagagATATCACATCAAGAATCCTATTTGACCTTAGTCTTCTTATACGTCAACATCGGGTTGAATATTTAAGATTCTCTTAATCGTTTCTAAAGATTTCTTGTCTATGCGAGTTCAAATCAAATTAAGTTAATCAAATTATCATCGATATCactcatatttttttaatcaaacattAATATTTAAACATGTGACATGAATGATTTATTAGGCAGCATTGTTACATAAAACCAGAACAAGATATTAACCATCAACTGgtccacaaaagaaaaaaaaagaatcagaGAACCATCAAAATTATACTACACAACATAAAGAAATTTATCTTGTTGTGATCCTCAAGCAACATATTTAAGAGTAGGCTGTGCTGAACCTAATcttgcaaaattcattaaagaAGAAGTAAACTGTTGCAAGATCCAATTAGTGTTTGGCATCTCTCCAATCTACATTGGTAGTCTGGAGACCTCTTAGGCCTTGGTGGACTATACAACTATGAGCTGAGGAGTAGCAGTTGACTTTTCCTGCAATGATTCACCATAAACAAATAACTTACTCATGTAGCAATCTTTATCATTATCAGACTTCTAAAGAAGCATGATCAGGTCATTCTTATAGATAGTATATTGCGTGTTGCAGATGGAAATCAGAAACACTTCATGTTTCCAACCTTCTTCAAGTAGCAgtaagaatctctctctctctctctctctctctctctctctctctctctggtaggGCTACTGCACCAGAAGATGAGCAACAGAGAGGAAGCCATGGTGGATGACGAGAGGAGGAAGCAGAAGCCATGGTTGATAAGACGAGGGTGGTCGAGTGGCCAGATTAAGAGCTTCGCTGCGCTCTCCAGTAGCCTCCTTCCGGCCTTCGGAGCTGGCGTTGATGGAAACTACCCTGACatcaagaaatatatcattgcacCGTATGATCCCCGTTACAGGTCAAGAAGAccactgtctctctctctctctctctcatttcgcTTCCTCCCTTGTTCGTCATCGAGTGTGAAACAAGTTCTTGATTCCTTGGGACAGGTGGTGGCAGATGTTTCTGATCGTGCTGGTGTTCTACTCAGCATGGGCGTCGCCGTTGGAGCTGGCGTTTCCACAGGTGAGCTCGGGCTCGCTCCTCGTCGTCGACCTCGTCGTCGACGTGTTCTTCGGCGTCGACATCGTCGTCTCCTTCTCCGTCGCCTACTTCAACAGCTCCACGTACCTCCTCGTAGACGACCGGAGAAAGATAGCAAAGAGGTGCAGTTGCGTGCACATAGAATCTGAATCTCCTCATCTTCAAGCTCAACAAGACAGCCATGtccacctctctctctttctctctctaatcaAACTGATCATCTCATCTTCTTGTGTGCTACAGATACTTGACACGGCCATGGTTTGTGATGGACGTGGCATCTACCATCCCCTTCCATATCATATACCGAATAATCACCGGTAGAGGGAACGGTGGGTCGGTCTTTGGAGTCGTGAATCTGCTCCGGCTGTGGCGGCTCCGGCGGGCAAGCAAGCTGTTCGCAAGGTAAGCTCTCAATCGTCACTTCCTCTACGTAATATTCTAATCTCCGGTAGGCCATAAACATGAAACTAGGGAATCTTCGGATACAAAGAACAAGTCCTTAGATTTCTCTTGGCAAAATGAAAATCTAACATGATGATACACAAAATCCATTGTGATCTCCTCTGTGGCCTCCATTCATTGATTTGCTTCTGATCTCCTGCTGTTCCCTGACAAAACAATGATGGGCAAGTGTTGTGCAAATGATGGACAGAAGAGCTCGTCCAAAAGGAATCTAATTATCTCATAAACTAAGCCAAATTCCTTGTCCCATCCATTGTGAACTTGGATTAAAGCATGTCATATGAAGATCACATTATGCAGCAAATCCAATATTTTAGTTCACAATCTACTAATGGCACCAACTGCTGACAGACCTTCGTATTCAATGACCAAATGGGCATAAGGTGATGTTTTCATCTCTTTTTTGTTTGACACATGAATATTTCTATCGACGAACAAATATGTTATATTTTCTTTGATGTTAGAATTACTCTTGTCGTTTGAAATAGATTGTTAATTCTCATTCATCTTTCTCGTACCAAATGATGTATTGCAGGCTGGAGAAGGACATTCGATTCAGCTACTTCTGGACAAGATACGTGAAGCTCATCTGCGTAAGCTCATCTGCATGCCACGCATGGAATCCGCATGAGTTGGGATCTTTTGGGCCacgttgtcttcttcttcttcttcctggcgCAGGTGACACTGTTCGCGGTGCACTCATCGGCTTGCGTGTATTACTGGATGGCCATCCACTACCGGGTGAAGGAGAAGACGTGGATCGGCAGCCTGATTCCGGATTTCCAAGAGCGAAGCATATGGCTGGGCTACACCTACGCCGTTTACTGGTCCATCACCACCCTCACCACCGTCGGCTACGGCGACTTGCACGCCTGGAACACCGGCGAGAAGGTGTTCACCATCTTCCTCATGCTCTTCAACATCGGCCTCACCGCCTACCTCATCGGCAACATGACCAACCTCATCGTCCACGCCGCCACCCGCACCTTCCTCATGGTACCCGCCGGTCCTGCTTCCTCTTCATCCTCCCCTGCTGCTCCGTGTCGATCTTTTGATGCTGGCATGCACGCAGAGGGACACCATTCATCGAGTTTCGCGGTTCGCGAGCAAGCACCGGCTGCCGGACGGCCTGCGGGAACAGACGATGGCACACCTACAGCTCCGGTTCAAGACGATGGAGTTGCAGCAGGAAGAAGTGATCGCGGACCTGCCCAAGGCGATCAGATCCACCATCGCCCAGCACCTCTTCCGGCGCACCGTGGAAGCCACGTACCTCTTCAAAGGAGTCTCACCGGAGTTCATAGTGCAGCTGGTAACCATCGTAATCTATCTGATACCACACATGATCAACACAAGCGAAGCTGATATGCTGTGACAGGTTTCAGAGATGAAAGCAGAGTACTTCCCTCCCAAAGTGGACATCATCATAGAGAACGAGATCCCCACGGACCTGTACATCATCGTCTCTGGCGCGGTGGTATGGCCAGAACACACACACTACATTTGACATCTTGACCACTCCCTTCTTCTAATCTTGCAATCATGCAGGATGTCTTGACATCTAAGAATGGAGCAGAAAAGGTACGAGAGTTGCTGTCGGAGAATGAAGAACACACTTCTCTGATTCTTACATAGTGCTACTGATACAAGGTGAAACTTTTAGTTTCTGTCAACATTAGGTCCTGCAGATCTGGTAGGAGAAATTGGGGTAATCTTCAACATCCCACAGCCCTTTACGGTGCGAAGCAAGAGGCTTTCGCAGGTCGTTCGAATCAGTCATCGACATTTTATGCAGATTGTGCAGCCATATAACGCAGATGGGAAGAGAGTCTTATCCAACTTCATGCAGGTTTGGAGCTGGATATGGCGTATCGAAGAACATGTTGATTGAGTATTACTAGTTCTTGGTGTTCTGTCATATTGATGAGCGTTTCAGACAGAGGAGGAACACCATCTTTTCTGACTTTTGAGGCTTTGATCATTTGCAGTTCCTCAAGGAGCTCAGCACAGATTTGATTGAAGAGGTAGCCTTTGTGCCAGAGTTGCTGAAGCAAATGAATGAGGTACATCACTCTATCAAACAGCAAGAAACATCAAACATAAGCATTTTATATGAAGACTATAAAATAGGATCATGAATTTTCGGCAACAGGAAGGAATCTCAGAGGAACTACAGAATCTTGAAGCATCAATGTCAAATGACCAGGAAACTGCTGCACAAGGTAGAAATCATGAAACACTATCCTCTGGAATTAGCAGAAAATTAGATTCCAAGGGGAGGAAATCTTATGTATCATATAACCATTTCATCATTGCTTGGTGTGCATTTGTATCAAGAACAGCAAAACAAGTATCCAAATTGGATATGGAAGTAAAGCATTTCATGCTTGTATGTTGTTGCAGAGCCACTAACAGCAGCTTATAGCTCATCTTCATGTGATTTAGACAAGAGAGTGACAATTCATGGACATCATCCTGATGAAACTAGCAAAATAGGAAGGCATGCTGCAGGAAAACTCATTTTTCTACCTGATTCAATGGAAGAACTACTGAAATTGGCAGGTATGAAGATCTAATTGTGCTAAAATTCAAGTTTCACAAAATTATCTCTGGTTTTTTGCATTAAACTTAAAGCAAACCTATAACAATCAGAACTTACTATATTTCTTACACATCATGGAAGAAGTATGAGAGGTGAGTAGTAAAAGAATCAAAAGTGCTTGGTCTCAGCTGGTGGATCCATTCCAGGttcatgacaagggaaggttaCTGAGTTCTCAACTAATTAAAGCTATCAGAAGTGATACTTGCCGAAATGTTTTGAGTCTATTTCAATCATTAAAGTTAccattttgttgttattgttgaatcATAAATGTTAGTATCACAAAGAACATTCTATCAGTCTGTAAAATATAtgtatttcaatttttttctcttcataTACTCCCTAACAACAGACAATGATTGCAACCATCCAACAAAAGTTGAACTCAGCAATGGTTCTTACATTGTTTGTGCGCAGAGAAGACATTTGGGATGGAAGCAAGGGGGGTTCTCGCACCTGATGG
Coding sequences within:
- the LOC135672555 gene encoding potassium channel KAT4-like isoform X1, whose product is MSNREEAMVDDERRKQKPWLIRRGWSSGQIKSFAALSSSLLPAFGAGVDGNYPDIKKYIIAPYDPRYRWWQMFLIVLVFYSAWASPLELAFPQVSSGSLLVVDLVVDVFFGVDIVVSFSVAYFNSSTYLLVDDRRKIAKRYLTRPWFVMDVASTIPFHIIYRIITGRGNGGSVFGVVNLLRLWRLRRASKLFARLEKDIRFSYFWTRYVKLICVTLFAVHSSACVYYWMAIHYRVKEKTWIGSLIPDFQERSIWLGYTYAVYWSITTLTTVGYGDLHAWNTGEKVFTIFLMLFNIGLTAYLIGNMTNLIVHAATRTFLMRDTIHRVSRFASKHRLPDGLREQTMAHLQLRFKTMELQQEEVIADLPKAIRSTIAQHLFRRTVEATYLFKGVSPEFIVQLVSEMKAEYFPPKVDIIIENEIPTDLYIIVSGAVDVLTSKNGAEKFLSTLGPADLVGEIGVIFNIPQPFTVRSKRLSQVVRISHRHFMQIVQPYNADGKRVLSNFMQFLKELSTDLIEEVAFVPELLKQMNEEGISEELQNLEASMSNDQETAAQEPLTAAYSSSSCDLDKRVTIHGHHPDETSKIGRHAAGKLIFLPDSMEELLKLAEKTFGMEARGVLAPDGAEIEEICTIRDNDHLFIC
- the LOC135672555 gene encoding potassium channel KAT4-like isoform X2, with the protein product MSNREEAMVDDERRKQKPWLIRRGWSSGQIKSFAALSSSLLPAFGAGVDGNYPDIKKYIIAPYDPRYRWWQMFLIVLVFYSAWASPLELAFPQVSSGSLLVVDLVVDVFFGVDIVVSFSVAYFNSSTYLLVDDRRKIAKRYLTRPWFVMDVASTIPFHIIYRIITGRGNGGSVFGVVNLLRLWRLRRASKLFARLEKDIRFSYFWTRYVKLICVTLFAVHSSACVYYWMAIHYRVKEKTWIGSLIPDFQERSIWLGYTYAVYWSITTLTTVGYGDLHAWNTGEKVFTIFLMLFNIGLTAYLIGNMTNLIVHAATRTFLMRDTIHRVSRFASKHRLPDGLREQTMAHLQLRFKTMELQQEEVIADLPKAIRSTIAQHLFRRTVEATYLFKGVSPEFIVQLVSEMKAEYFPPKVDIIIENEIPTDLYIIVSGAVDVLTSKNGAEKFLSTLGPADLVGEIGVIFNIPQPFTVRSKRLSQVVRISHRHFMQIVQPYNADGKRVLSNFMQFLKELSTDLIEEVAFVPELLKQMNEEGISEELQNLEASMSNDQETAAQEPLTAAYSSSSCDLDKRVTIHGHHPDETSKIGRHAAGKLIFLPDSMEELLKLAEV